A part of Paenibacillus donghaensis genomic DNA contains:
- a CDS encoding Gfo/Idh/MocA family protein: MRLGIVGAGMIVEDLLSFIHEIPSISLVAICARPVEQKKLLDLQTKHGISQIYVDYNEMLLDDSVDTIYIGLPNHLHYDYSKEAIIRGKHVICEKPFTSNLNEFLELKELAQQNQLILVEAITNQYLKNALTMKEYLTKLGEIKIVECNYSQYSSRYDAFKAGETPPAFSAEMSGGALMDINIYNIHLVVGFFGSPKKVEYFANIERGIDTSGVLLLDYGDFKCVSIGSKDSTAPNSVNIQGRKGYIHMASSANVCDYFDYTLNKEIPIRVDYKNHFHRMYDEFIEFDRMIQKKDMEKAANMLEHSERVMRVIDIAKQSANLIFGSDSSTAASQGI, encoded by the coding sequence ATGCGATTGGGAATTGTCGGAGCCGGTATGATCGTAGAAGATTTATTAAGCTTTATCCATGAGATCCCTAGCATTTCACTTGTTGCAATCTGTGCCAGACCCGTCGAGCAGAAGAAATTACTTGACTTGCAAACCAAACATGGGATTTCTCAAATCTATGTGGATTACAACGAGATGCTGTTGGATGATTCAGTGGATACTATCTATATCGGTTTGCCTAATCATCTTCACTATGACTATTCGAAAGAAGCCATAATCCGTGGCAAGCATGTGATTTGTGAGAAACCTTTTACTTCCAATTTGAATGAATTTTTGGAGTTGAAAGAACTTGCACAGCAAAACCAACTTATACTGGTGGAAGCGATTACGAATCAATATTTAAAAAATGCTCTGACGATGAAGGAATATCTGACTAAGCTTGGTGAGATTAAAATAGTAGAATGCAACTATTCCCAATATTCATCGAGGTACGATGCTTTCAAAGCTGGAGAAACCCCACCTGCATTCAGTGCTGAAATGTCTGGAGGAGCATTGATGGATATTAATATTTATAATATCCATTTGGTGGTTGGATTCTTCGGGAGTCCTAAGAAGGTTGAATACTTCGCAAACATAGAGCGGGGAATTGATACCTCAGGTGTACTGCTGCTTGATTATGGTGACTTCAAGTGCGTCTCTATTGGTTCAAAAGATAGTACGGCCCCAAATAGCGTGAACATTCAGGGTAGAAAGGGGTATATACACATGGCAAGTTCAGCAAATGTATGTGACTACTTTGATTACACCCTCAATAAGGAAATTCCAATCCGGGTGGACTATAAAAATCATTTTCACCGGATGTATGATGAATTTATTGAATTTGATCGTATGATACAGAAAAAAGATATGGAAAAAGCCGCGAATATGCTTGAGCACAGTGAGAGAGTCATGCGTGTGATTGATATTGCCAAGCAATCCGCCAATCTTATATTTGGTTCGGACAGCTCAACGGCAGCATCTCAAGGTATTTGA
- a CDS encoding MerR family transcriptional regulator, which translates to MYTVNDVSEMLGMSKHTIRYYTDQGLVPSLQRDKHNNRLLDETSVNWLIGVRYLKNCGMSLSDIREYNELCLIGNETIEKRWEIIMNQKKSTAEQLIEVQNRIKFLDDKLTLYEKIITNQVADSTNPSKWDTAKPEVKI; encoded by the coding sequence ATGTATACAGTAAATGATGTTTCAGAAATGTTAGGTATGTCTAAACACACTATTCGATATTATACAGATCAAGGCTTAGTACCAAGTCTTCAACGGGACAAACATAACAATCGTCTGTTGGATGAGACTTCTGTAAATTGGTTAATCGGCGTTCGATACCTTAAAAATTGTGGTATGTCTCTAAGCGATATTCGCGAGTACAATGAGTTGTGCTTAATTGGTAATGAAACGATTGAGAAACGCTGGGAAATCATCATGAATCAAAAAAAGAGTACCGCTGAACAATTAATTGAAGTTCAAAATCGCATTAAATTTTTAGATGATAAGTTGACACTCTATGAAAAAATCATAACAAATCAAGTTGCTGATAGTACAAACCCTAGTAAATGGGATACCGCAAAGCCTGAAGTAAAGATATAG
- a CDS encoding zinc-binding dehydrogenase translates to MKGYALIGKNKTEWRDFSMPKINPYGAIIETKVVSPCTTDIHLLETGAVDNPSLIGKPMGHEMAGIVIEVGSEVKEFKVGDRVLVSATQANFRSLEAQAGMSKLADTNQYWMDDPERGGTFVEKYYLLDADMNLAHIPDSVTWEQAVMTPDMILTAFEGVREANIEFGDSVVFIGVGPVGLMGVQAAAIRGAGKIFAVGSRQVCFDVAKELGATDTIDYHDSDYVEEILKRNGGPVDRVVISSGTEDSLSIALKLVKRGGIVCNLASYFGHSSISIDLEAWAFGASDKTIVSPLCPGGRLLMDKMLKLIENGRIHPEKIITHKFYGMEKIEDAMQLFINRDRSLIKPVVFFD, encoded by the coding sequence ATGAAAGGATATGCATTAATTGGGAAAAATAAAACTGAGTGGCGGGATTTTTCCATGCCTAAAATAAATCCTTATGGAGCAATTATTGAAACCAAAGTAGTTTCTCCTTGTACAACGGATATTCATTTGCTTGAAACTGGGGCAGTAGATAATCCTTCATTAATTGGTAAACCAATGGGACATGAAATGGCTGGAATCGTGATAGAAGTAGGGTCAGAGGTTAAGGAATTCAAGGTTGGAGACCGAGTATTAGTATCTGCTACTCAAGCTAACTTTAGAAGTCTGGAAGCACAAGCAGGGATGTCTAAGTTAGCCGATACCAATCAATATTGGATGGATGATCCAGAGCGCGGCGGAACATTCGTGGAAAAATATTATTTGCTTGATGCAGATATGAACTTAGCTCACATTCCAGATTCTGTTACTTGGGAACAAGCTGTAATGACTCCTGATATGATTCTTACCGCTTTTGAAGGCGTCAGAGAGGCTAATATTGAATTTGGTGATTCAGTAGTATTTATCGGTGTTGGTCCTGTTGGACTTATGGGCGTTCAAGCTGCTGCTATTCGTGGTGCTGGAAAAATATTTGCAGTAGGTTCACGTCAAGTTTGTTTTGATGTAGCAAAAGAATTAGGAGCAACCGATACGATTGACTACCATGATAGTGATTATGTGGAAGAAATATTGAAACGCAATGGTGGTCCTGTTGACCGTGTAGTAATTTCTAGCGGTACGGAAGACTCCCTTTCAATTGCACTAAAACTTGTTAAACGCGGTGGGATTGTTTGTAACCTTGCCTCATATTTTGGACATAGTTCTATTTCAATTGATCTTGAAGCATGGGCATTTGGAGCCAGCGATAAAACAATTGTTTCTCCTTTATGTCCTGGTGGAAGATTACTAATGGATAAAATGTTGAAGTTAATTGAGAATGGACGTATTCACCCAGAAAAAATTATTACACACAAATTTTATGGAATGGAAAAAATAGAGGATGCAATGCAATTATTCATCAATCGAGATAGATCATTAATCAAACCAGTAGTTTTCTTTGACTAA
- a CDS encoding aldo/keto reductase — protein sequence METITLSNGVKMPILGYGVYQISDLEECERVVSEAIEVGYRSIDTAQAYGNEAAVGNAVRKSGIPREEFFITTKVWISNAGYEKAKASIDESLRLLQTDYVDLVLVHQPFNDYYGTYRAMEQYYKEGDIKAIGVSNFYPDRFIDIAQFSEISPMVNQVETHVFNQQKQAQEIMAKFGTQIESWGPFAEGKNDFFANETLKKIGEQYGKSVAQVALRYLIQRNVVVIPKTVTKERMIQNFDIFGFALTNVDVEKISKLDQEQSLFFSHYDPETVEFLTGLGK from the coding sequence ATGGAGACAATTACTTTAAGTAACGGGGTTAAGATGCCAATTTTGGGCTATGGAGTTTATCAAATTAGTGATCTTGAAGAATGTGAACGCGTTGTAAGTGAAGCGATTGAAGTAGGGTATCGTTCTATAGATACTGCACAGGCCTATGGAAATGAAGCGGCTGTTGGCAATGCAGTTCGTAAAAGTGGTATACCACGTGAAGAGTTCTTTATTACAACAAAGGTTTGGATTTCCAATGCCGGTTATGAAAAAGCAAAAGCATCAATTGATGAGTCTTTACGTTTACTACAAACTGATTACGTTGACTTAGTGTTAGTACACCAACCATTTAATGATTACTATGGAACTTATCGTGCAATGGAACAATACTACAAAGAAGGGGATATTAAAGCGATTGGTGTAAGTAATTTTTATCCAGACCGTTTTATTGATATCGCTCAGTTTAGTGAAATTAGTCCTATGGTAAACCAAGTTGAAACTCATGTGTTTAACCAACAAAAACAAGCACAAGAAATTATGGCGAAATTCGGTACACAGATTGAGTCTTGGGGACCTTTTGCGGAAGGGAAAAATGATTTCTTTGCGAATGAAACCCTAAAAAAAATTGGTGAGCAATATGGGAAATCGGTTGCTCAAGTTGCTCTTCGTTACTTAATTCAACGAAATGTTGTTGTCATTCCTAAAACAGTGACAAAAGAACGAATGATACAAAATTTTGATATCTTTGGTTTTGCCTTAACGAACGTAGATGTGGAAAAAATTTCTAAATTAGATCAAGAACAAAGTCTGTTCTTCTCACATTACGATCCAGAAACAGTTGAATTTTTAACAGGACTAGGAAAATAA
- a CDS encoding SDR family oxidoreductase: MENSKVVVITGASSGIGEATAKILAKDGAKLVLGARREDRLQDLVKEVEELGGEAMYIVTDVTKVNQVESLAKLAVDTFGRIDVWLNNAGIMPQSLLKQKKIDDWDSMIDINIKGTLYGIGAAIPYMEEQKAGHIINISSVAGHFAHSGGSVYSATKWAVRAISESLREEMAEDQTNVRVTIISPGAINTELLESVTDKGFQSNFEDFYETFGISSERVALTIKQAIDLPDDAAWNEVIIRPTKQVM; the protein is encoded by the coding sequence ATGGAAAACTCGAAAGTTGTTGTAATTACTGGTGCTTCAAGTGGTATTGGTGAAGCTACTGCAAAAATCTTAGCTAAGGATGGTGCGAAATTAGTATTAGGCGCTCGTCGTGAGGATCGCTTGCAAGACCTTGTAAAAGAAGTGGAAGAACTAGGTGGCGAAGCAATGTATATTGTTACTGATGTGACTAAAGTAAACCAAGTTGAATCACTTGCAAAACTTGCTGTCGATACATTTGGTCGCATTGATGTTTGGTTAAATAATGCAGGTATCATGCCGCAATCATTATTGAAACAAAAGAAAATTGATGATTGGGATAGTATGATTGATATCAATATAAAAGGAACTTTATATGGTATTGGTGCAGCAATACCATATATGGAAGAACAAAAAGCTGGACACATCATCAATATTTCATCTGTAGCAGGTCACTTTGCTCATTCAGGTGGTTCTGTCTATTCTGCGACTAAATGGGCAGTTCGTGCAATAAGTGAATCATTACGTGAAGAGATGGCGGAAGATCAAACCAATGTTCGTGTTACCATCATTTCACCAGGAGCAATCAATACTGAATTATTAGAATCTGTAACTGATAAAGGGTTCCAAAGTAATTTCGAAGATTTCTATGAGACATTTGGGATTTCCTCGGAACGTGTCGCTTTGACTATCAAACAAGCTATTGATTTACCAGATGATGCGGCATGGAACGAAGTTATTATTCGTCCAACAAAACAAGTAATGTAA
- the licT gene encoding BglG family transcription antiterminator LicT yields MKIEKVLNNNAVVAMNGEQEVIIIGRGIAYQKRPGDIVSEQHIDKMFTLQNEDIQENFKTLVSSIPLEYMKISEEIIAYAKVKLGKKLNESIYLHLTDHIHFAIERYRKGLPIRNGLIWETKQLYKEEYDVGLEALNMICDQFGVILPEDEAGFLALHFVNAALNEEMPNIKSMTQVMQEILTIIKYHFKIDFDENSLAFYRFVSHLKFFAQRLVKGKHYKSNNDEELFLIIQQKYPVAYKCSEKIKKFIESNYTYQLTNEEMMYLSIHIERVVNATTE; encoded by the coding sequence GTGAAAATCGAGAAGGTACTTAATAACAATGCTGTAGTTGCAATGAATGGCGAGCAGGAAGTTATTATCATTGGCCGGGGGATTGCTTACCAGAAGCGGCCCGGGGATATAGTTTCTGAGCAGCATATCGATAAGATGTTTACTTTACAGAATGAGGATATCCAAGAAAATTTCAAAACATTAGTCTCAAGTATTCCTCTTGAATATATGAAGATATCAGAGGAAATCATTGCTTATGCCAAAGTGAAACTTGGCAAGAAATTGAATGAAAGCATTTACCTTCATCTGACAGATCATATTCATTTCGCAATTGAGCGGTATCGCAAGGGTCTGCCGATTAGAAATGGACTAATTTGGGAAACGAAGCAGTTATACAAAGAAGAATACGATGTAGGGCTAGAAGCACTGAACATGATCTGTGATCAATTTGGTGTCATCTTGCCTGAGGACGAAGCCGGGTTTTTAGCACTTCATTTTGTTAATGCCGCTTTGAATGAGGAAATGCCTAATATTAAGAGCATGACACAGGTCATGCAGGAAATTCTAACAATCATTAAGTATCATTTCAAGATTGATTTTGATGAAAATTCGTTGGCATTTTATCGATTTGTGTCGCATTTAAAATTTTTTGCTCAACGTTTGGTTAAGGGGAAACATTACAAGAGCAACAATGATGAGGAACTGTTTTTGATTATTCAGCAAAAATATCCTGTAGCGTATAAGTGCTCGGAGAAAATCAAAAAGTTTATTGAAAGTAACTACACGTATCAACTGACTAACGAAGAAATGATGTATTTATCCATTCATATTGAGAGAGTTGTAAATGCAACAACAGAATAA
- a CDS encoding beta-glucoside-specific PTS transporter subunit IIABC — protein MNYDQLAKDILLRIGGAGNVNSVVHCVTRLRFKLKDESIAKTEELKNLPGVITVMQTGTQYQVVIGNEVTGVYKALVKEGGIRSEDLVPEDQEVLGEKGGFLSRLIDLISGVFVPVLGLMGAAGMIKGLNVMFVSFGWIEATSGTSQLLNAAGDCMFYFFPIFLGFTAMRKFGGTPFLGMGIGAALVYPALSGITTGAPLYTLFQGTLIESPIHITFLGIPVILMSYSSSVIPIILASLFAVRVERFFNKVIPSVVRTFLVPFFAMLIVVPITFLVIGPIATWTGQVIGAGVSSIYDFSPIITSIILAGFWQVLTLFGFQWAFVPIVLLNLSTVKSDPFLAIVLPATFAQVGAVLAVMLKTKNKKMKALSLPAIISGVFGVTEPAMYGITLPLKKPFIMGCIAAAVGGGIIGLSGTKAYVLGGLGIFALPNYINPETGIDLKWYFLILALVIAFVLGFILVLITGFKDSVEVTPAPAPVLDLNPNNRFEVFSPMAGEVVELKEINDVTFAGEHMGKGIAIRPTSGRVVSPINGVVQTVYRTKHAIGLVTDQGVEMLIHIGQDTVQLKGQHFTAHVKDGDRVSIGDLIVEFDLQAIKDAGYETVTPIIITNTSAYLDVVGTNNANVKEKDKLITVIG, from the coding sequence ATGAATTATGATCAATTGGCCAAGGATATATTATTGCGTATAGGTGGGGCTGGGAACGTGAATAGCGTAGTCCACTGTGTTACTAGACTACGCTTCAAGTTGAAAGATGAAAGTATAGCTAAAACCGAGGAACTTAAAAATTTACCCGGAGTAATTACCGTCATGCAGACCGGGACACAGTATCAAGTTGTCATCGGCAATGAAGTGACAGGTGTATATAAAGCACTAGTTAAAGAGGGGGGTATCAGATCCGAAGATCTGGTTCCAGAAGATCAGGAGGTTTTAGGAGAAAAAGGAGGCTTCCTAAGCCGCTTAATTGATCTGATTTCCGGTGTTTTCGTTCCTGTTCTTGGGTTGATGGGAGCTGCTGGAATGATCAAGGGCTTGAATGTCATGTTTGTTTCGTTTGGCTGGATAGAAGCTACTTCGGGTACTTCTCAGCTGTTAAACGCAGCTGGTGACTGCATGTTCTACTTCTTCCCTATTTTCTTGGGATTTACTGCAATGAGAAAGTTTGGGGGTACACCGTTTCTTGGTATGGGAATTGGTGCAGCCCTAGTTTATCCAGCTCTTTCAGGAATTACAACGGGGGCTCCCCTCTACACGTTGTTTCAAGGCACATTGATTGAGTCACCAATTCATATCACGTTCCTCGGCATACCGGTGATTCTGATGTCATATTCATCATCCGTTATCCCAATTATTTTGGCCAGCTTATTCGCAGTGCGTGTTGAGAGGTTTTTCAATAAGGTGATTCCAAGTGTAGTTAGAACGTTCTTGGTGCCATTCTTCGCAATGCTAATTGTAGTCCCTATTACTTTTCTGGTTATTGGCCCTATAGCTACATGGACGGGGCAAGTGATTGGTGCCGGAGTGTCTAGTATTTATGATTTTAGTCCTATTATTACAAGTATTATCTTGGCTGGATTTTGGCAAGTATTGACTCTCTTCGGATTTCAATGGGCTTTTGTTCCCATCGTACTATTGAACTTGTCAACAGTAAAGTCAGATCCTTTCTTGGCGATTGTTTTACCGGCTACTTTCGCCCAAGTCGGAGCGGTACTTGCAGTTATGTTGAAAACCAAAAATAAGAAAATGAAGGCGCTGAGTCTTCCGGCTATAATTTCGGGAGTCTTCGGAGTAACTGAACCTGCGATGTACGGTATCACTCTTCCTTTGAAAAAGCCGTTTATTATGGGCTGTATAGCAGCTGCTGTTGGTGGAGGTATTATAGGACTTTCAGGAACAAAAGCTTATGTTCTTGGTGGTCTGGGAATCTTCGCTTTACCAAACTATATAAATCCGGAGACGGGCATCGATTTAAAATGGTATTTCTTAATCTTAGCGTTGGTTATCGCATTTGTTCTTGGATTCATTCTTGTGCTTATCACTGGATTCAAGGATTCTGTGGAAGTAACACCAGCACCAGCGCCTGTACTTGATCTAAACCCGAACAACAGATTTGAAGTTTTCAGTCCAATGGCTGGAGAAGTGGTTGAATTGAAAGAAATTAATGACGTTACATTTGCAGGAGAGCACATGGGGAAAGGAATTGCCATTCGTCCAACCAGCGGCAGAGTGGTCTCGCCGATTAATGGGGTTGTGCAAACGGTGTATCGTACTAAACATGCGATTGGTCTTGTAACCGATCAAGGTGTTGAGATGCTAATTCATATCGGTCAGGATACCGTGCAACTCAAAGGCCAACATTTCACAGCACATGTGAAAGATGGCGACCGCGTTAGCATTGGCGATCTGATTGTGGAATTCGATCTGCAAGCGATCAAGGATGCCGGTTATGAGACGGTTACCCCGATTATTATTACAAACACCTCCGCTTATCTGGATGTCGTAGGCACGAACAACGCTAATGTTAAAGAAAAAGATAAATTGATCACTGTTATTGGTTGA
- the ascB gene encoding 6-phospho-beta-glucosidase has product MYEKLTAFPEDFLWGGATAANQLEGAYLEGGKGLTTVDLIPIGDHRLNIALGNLDSYKPKEGEFYPSHEAIDFYHRYKEDIALFAEMGFKCFRLSIAWARIFPNGDDAEPNDAGLKFYDDVFDELLKHNIEPVVTICHFDVPVHLVEIYGGWKNRKMIGFFEKYAKTLFIRYKGKVKYWMTFNEINMLLHLPYIGAGIVLQEGEDKQQVLYQAAHHELIASGLAVKACHEIIPGAQIGCMLAAGTVYPYSPNPEDVWKAMEEDRNSFFFIDIQSKGAYPGYTKRFFRENGIQIEMKPEDADILMQNTVDFIGFSYYASRCTSTDPEILKNSTEGNVFGSVKNPYLQVSEWGWGIDPKGLRITCNQLHDRYGKPLFIVENGLGATDVLLENDTVDDDYRIKYLNSHFAEMAEAIQDGVEILGYTSWGPIDLVSAGSGEMKKRYGYIYVDRNNDGTGSLRRVRKSSFHWYKDVIANNGAQYF; this is encoded by the coding sequence ATGTATGAAAAGTTAACAGCCTTCCCGGAGGATTTTCTCTGGGGAGGAGCGACGGCGGCGAATCAGCTCGAAGGAGCCTATCTTGAGGGTGGCAAAGGATTGACTACGGTTGACCTGATTCCGATTGGTGACCATCGACTCAATATTGCTTTGGGTAATCTGGATTCGTATAAGCCAAAAGAGGGAGAGTTTTATCCTTCACATGAAGCGATTGATTTCTATCATCGGTACAAAGAAGACATAGCACTATTCGCTGAAATGGGATTCAAATGCTTCAGGCTTTCTATTGCCTGGGCACGGATTTTTCCAAATGGTGACGATGCGGAGCCGAATGATGCTGGACTTAAATTCTACGATGATGTCTTCGATGAGTTGTTGAAACACAACATCGAGCCTGTGGTAACCATCTGTCATTTCGATGTACCTGTACATCTGGTCGAGATCTACGGCGGCTGGAAGAACCGTAAGATGATCGGATTTTTCGAGAAATATGCGAAGACATTGTTCATTCGTTACAAGGGAAAAGTAAAATATTGGATGACGTTCAACGAAATCAACATGCTGCTGCATCTTCCTTATATTGGGGCGGGTATTGTTCTTCAGGAAGGTGAAGACAAACAGCAAGTTCTGTATCAGGCAGCGCATCATGAACTGATTGCCAGCGGCCTCGCCGTGAAAGCTTGTCACGAGATCATACCGGGTGCACAGATTGGTTGCATGCTTGCTGCAGGCACAGTCTATCCTTACAGCCCCAATCCGGAGGATGTCTGGAAAGCGATGGAGGAGGATCGGAATTCTTTCTTCTTCATCGATATTCAATCTAAGGGAGCTTATCCAGGTTATACGAAGAGGTTTTTCAGGGAAAACGGCATTCAAATAGAGATGAAGCCTGAGGATGCGGATATTCTGATGCAGAACACGGTAGATTTTATCGGTTTCAGCTACTATGCTAGCCGTTGCACAAGTACCGATCCAGAAATCTTAAAGAATTCAACAGAAGGAAATGTGTTTGGTTCGGTGAAGAATCCGTATCTTCAGGTATCCGAGTGGGGATGGGGCATTGATCCCAAGGGGCTTCGGATCACATGTAATCAGCTGCATGACCGATATGGCAAGCCTTTGTTCATTGTAGAAAATGGGCTTGGGGCAACAGATGTATTGCTGGAGAATGACACCGTTGATGATGACTATCGCATTAAATATTTGAACAGTCATTTTGCTGAAATGGCTGAAGCGATTCAGGACGGGGTAGAGATTCTAGGTTACACGAGCTGGGGGCCTATTGATCTGGTCAGTGCGGGTAGCGGAGAAATGAAGAAACGTTACGGATACATTTATGTAGACAGAAATAATGATGGGACTGGTTCGCTGAGAAGAGTCAGAAAGAGCAGCTTTCACTGGTATAAAGACGTCATTGCAAACAATGGAGCACAATATTTCTGA
- a CDS encoding aldo/keto reductase has product MEYTKLGNTGLDVSRICLGCMSFGVGERGDFPWALNEEYSRPMIKRALELGINFFDTANIYSDGTSEEITGRILKDYANRDEIVLATKVYFRVRKGPNGAGLSRKAILSEIDKSLKRLGTDYVDLYQIHRWDYDTPIEETMEALHDVVKAGKARYIGASSMYAWQLMKANHVAVQNGWTKFVSMQNHLNLLYREEEREMIPLCQEENIGIIPWSPLAAGRLARPWGESDNRSKVDEIGNAIYSATADSDCRVVERVAQMAEKYSVPMSQIALAWLLQKEPVAAPIVGTTEISHIEQAVDALSIKLTPEEMVLLEEPYVPHPVLGMFQN; this is encoded by the coding sequence ATGGAATATACAAAACTCGGTAACACTGGATTGGATGTATCTCGCATTTGTCTTGGATGTATGAGCTTTGGTGTTGGAGAACGAGGGGATTTTCCTTGGGCTCTTAATGAGGAATACAGTCGTCCAATGATTAAAAGAGCTCTTGAATTAGGTATTAATTTTTTTGATACTGCAAATATCTATTCCGACGGGACAAGTGAAGAAATTACAGGCCGGATTCTTAAAGACTATGCCAATCGAGATGAGATTGTCCTTGCGACGAAGGTTTATTTCCGTGTTCGTAAAGGCCCAAATGGCGCCGGACTTTCTCGGAAGGCTATTTTGAGTGAAATTGATAAAAGTCTCAAGAGGCTTGGAACAGATTATGTGGATTTATATCAAATCCATCGCTGGGATTATGACACTCCGATCGAGGAGACAATGGAGGCATTGCATGATGTAGTGAAAGCTGGTAAAGCAAGATACATTGGTGCTTCCTCCATGTATGCTTGGCAGTTAATGAAGGCAAACCATGTAGCTGTGCAAAATGGATGGACAAAATTCGTATCAATGCAGAATCATCTCAATCTACTCTACCGTGAGGAGGAAAGGGAGATGATTCCTCTTTGTCAGGAAGAAAACATCGGTATAATTCCATGGAGTCCGCTGGCTGCAGGAAGATTGGCACGGCCATGGGGCGAAAGTGATAATCGTTCTAAAGTAGATGAAATAGGAAATGCGATTTATTCTGCAACAGCAGATTCTGACTGTAGGGTTGTTGAACGTGTTGCACAAATGGCTGAAAAATACAGTGTACCAATGTCTCAAATCGCACTTGCCTGGTTACTACAGAAGGAACCGGTAGCAGCACCGATTGTCGGTACTACAGAAATTTCTCATATTGAACAAGCAGTAGACGCTCTTTCAATTAAATTGACTCCTGAAGAAATGGTGTTATTGGAAGAACCATATGTTCCGCATCCCGTACTTGGTATGTTCCAGAATTAA
- a CDS encoding SDR family oxidoreductase, translating to MSNVLIIGANGSIARHVIDLFLNETDHYLTLYLRNSNRLINMEPNRIKTIEGDVLNIEKLKEAMVGQDVIYANLAGGLEQMAKSIVEAMDATGIKRLIWISSMGIYDEVPGEKYGGILDPYRKSAKIIEDTDLDYTILRPGWFTNIDEIDYETTQKGEPFKGHEVSRKSVADLIVKLAQSPEMEVRCSVGVNKPE from the coding sequence ATGAGTAATGTATTGATTATTGGGGCAAATGGGTCAATAGCACGTCATGTTATTGATTTATTCCTGAACGAAACGGATCACTATTTGACGCTTTATCTCCGTAACTCTAATAGACTAATAAACATGGAACCTAATCGCATAAAAACAATCGAAGGAGATGTTTTAAATATTGAAAAATTAAAAGAAGCCATGGTTGGACAGGATGTGATATATGCTAATCTTGCGGGTGGTCTAGAGCAAATGGCAAAAAGCATTGTGGAGGCAATGGACGCGACAGGCATTAAACGTCTAATTTGGATTAGTTCAATGGGGATTTATGATGAAGTCCCAGGAGAAAAGTACGGAGGTATATTGGATCCATATCGAAAGTCAGCTAAAATTATCGAAGACACAGACCTCGATTATACTATTTTGAGACCGGGTTGGTTTACCAATATTGATGAAATTGATTATGAGACAACTCAGAAAGGTGAACCATTTAAAGGACATGAAGTATCTCGCAAGAGTGTTGCAGATTTGATTGTTAAACTAGCTCAATCGCCAGAAATGGAAGTTCGCTGCAGTGTGGGAGTAAATAAACCCGAGTGA
- a CDS encoding ATP-binding protein: MNIEGEQHKYVTYLFITSLLNLLSAFLIASLYPSRLEARAIYSVIHLVLGFTAEIISYYMITRNAIIKKREAIQHIHNMFERIESSYKRVNTGNLVIDALVSNALRPAYEHNIESKHSINISAEDITMEGYDLCVILGNMLENVIESASAVPPGTNRSIEIYIISNHHSLMLQVMNTYQKPCGPVKKTLKKDPEFHGIGLLNIQKTAEKYGGHLKLNATDNQFETSVVLPL, encoded by the coding sequence TTGAATATTGAGGGTGAACAGCATAAATATGTAACCTACCTTTTCATCACGAGCCTGTTGAATTTGCTCAGCGCCTTTCTTATTGCATCCTTGTATCCGTCACGCCTGGAAGCCCGGGCTATATACTCTGTTATTCACCTTGTTTTGGGGTTCACTGCTGAGATCATTTCTTATTATATGATTACCAGGAATGCAATTATCAAAAAACGTGAAGCCATACAACACATACATAATATGTTTGAAAGAATAGAAAGCTCCTATAAAAGAGTGAATACCGGCAATTTGGTTATCGATGCTCTAGTTAGTAATGCCTTGCGCCCCGCCTATGAACATAACATTGAGTCAAAACATTCGATTAACATTTCTGCAGAAGATATCACAATGGAAGGATACGATCTGTGTGTTATTCTCGGCAATATGCTTGAAAATGTAATTGAAAGCGCATCGGCGGTACCGCCAGGTACGAACAGGAGTATCGAAATCTATATTATTTCCAATCACCACTCTTTAATGCTGCAGGTCATGAATACCTATCAAAAACCTTGTGGGCCTGTAAAAAAAACTCTGAAGAAAGACCCCGAATTTCATGGGATAGGACTTTTGAATATTCAAAAGACAGCTGAGAAATATGGAGGACACCTTAAGCTGAACGCCACAGATAATCAATTTGAAACCAGTGTGGTCTTGCCTCTATAG